A stretch of DNA from Hydrogenophaga sp. SL48:
CAGGCCGCCCACGTGGCCAAGGTCAAACGCTACGAATCGGGGGTGTTGCGCGACCCCGTGGTGATCACACCCCAGACCACCATCCGTCAGGTGATGAAGCTGTCCGATGACCTCGGTATCTCCGGCTTCCCGGTGGTCGAGGCGGGCCGGGTGGTCGGTATCGTCACCGGCCGCGACCTGCGCTTCGAAACCCGCTACGACCTGCCGGTCAGCGAAATCATGACGCCGCGCGAGCGCCTGATCACCATGCCCGACGGCACCACGCCGGCCGAGGCCAAGACCCTGCTCAACAAGCACAAGCTCGAACGTCTGCTGCTCGTGAACGACGCCTTTGAACTCAAGGGCCTGATCACGGTGAAGGACATCACCAAACAGCTCAATTTCCCCAATGCTGCGCGCGATGCCGCCGGCCGCTTGCGCGTGGGCGCTGCGGTGGGGGTGGGTGAGGGTACCGAAGAGCGAGTGGAAGCGCTGGTGAAGGCCGGGGTGGATGCCATCGTGGTGGACACGGCCCACGGCCACAGCAAGGGCGTGATCGATCGCGTGCGCTGGGTCAAGCAGAACTACCCTCAGGTGGACGTGATCGGCGGCAACATCGCCACCGGCAGCGCCGCCTTGGCGCTGGTCGAGGCGGGTGCGGACGGCGTGAAGGTTGGCATTGGCCCGGGCTCGATCTGCACCACGCGCATCGTCGCCGGTGTGGGCGTGCCGCAGATCATGGCCATCGACAACGTGGCCACCGCGCTGCAGACCACCGGCGTGCCCATGATCGCCGACGGCGGCATCCGCTACAGCGGCGACATCGCCAAGGCGATTGCCGCTGGCGCCAACACCGTGATGATGGGCGGCATGTTCGCAGGCACCGAAGAGGCGCCGGGCGAGATCGTGCTGTACCAGGGCCGCAGCTACAAGAGCTATCGCGGTATGGGCTCCATCGGTGCCATGCAGCAGGGCAGTGCCGACCGCTACTTCCAGGAAAGCAGCACCGGCAACCCCAACGCCGACAAGCTGGTGCCCGAAGGCATCGAAGGCCGTGTGCCTTACAAGGGTTCGGTCGTGTCGATCATCTTCCAGATGGCCGGCGGCATCCGTGCCTCCATGGGCTACTGCGGTTGCCCGACCATCGAGCACATGCGTGCCAAGGCGGAGTTTGTCGAGATCACCTCGGCGGGCATCCGCGAAAGCCATGTGCACGACGTGCAGATCACCAAAGAGGCGCCCAACTACCGGGCGGAATAAGCGCCCATGCGCCAGTGGCCGTCCAGATGGACGGCCTTTTTGCTTTCTGAACAGCCCAGCCACACCACGCCATGCAACACCAGAAAATCCTCATTCTCGATTTCGGTTCCCAGGTCACCCAGCTCATCGCCCGCCGCGTGCGCGAGGCCCATGTGTACTGCGAAGTCCATCCCTGCGACGTGAGCAGTGACTGGGTGCGCGAGTTCGCTGCCGACGGCCAGCTCAAGGGTGTGATCCTTTCAGGCAGCCACGCCAGCGTCTACGAGGTGGACGACAAGGCACCCGACGCCGTGTTCGAGCTGGGCGTGCCCGTGCTGGGCATCTGCTACGGCATGCAGACCATGGCGCAGCAGCTGGGCGGCAAGGTCGAGGCCGGCAAGACGCGCGAATTTGGTTACGCCGAAGTGCGCGCCCGTGGCCATACGCCCTTGCTCAAGGACATCGCCGACTTCCACACGCCAGAAGGCCACGGCATGCTCAAGGTCTGGATGAGCCACGGCGACAAGGTCACCGAAATGCCGCCCGGCTTCAAGCTCATGGCCAGCACTGACAGCTGCCCCATCGCCGGCATGGCCGACGAGGCGCGTGGCTACTACGCGGTGCAGTTCCACCCTGAGGTGACACACACAGTGCAGGGCAGGGCGCTGCTGGAGCGCTTCGTGCTGGAGATCTGCGGCACGCGGGCCGACTGGGTGATGCGCGACCACATCGAAGAGGCGGTGCAGAAGATCCGCGACCAAGTGGGCGATGAAGAGGTCATCCTCGGCCTGTCGGGCGGCGTCGATTCGTCGGTGGCCGCGGCCCTGATCCACCGCGCCATCGGCGATCAGCTCACCTGTGTCTTCGTGGACCACGGCCTGCTGCGCCTGAACGAGGGCGACATGGTGATGGACATGTTTGTCGGCAAGCTGCACGCCAAGGTGATCCGTGTCGATGCGGCCGACCAGTTCCTCGGCCACCTCGCCGGTGTGAGCGACCCGGAAGCCAAACGCAAGATCATCGGGCGTGAATTCGTCGAGGTCTTCAAGGCCGAAGCCGCCAAACTCATTTCAAGTGGTGCATCAACAAAAGGTGCCAAGTGGTTGGCACAAGGGACTATTTATCCGGACGTGATTGAGTCCGGTGGCGCCAAGAGCAAGAAGGCCGTGACCATCAAGAGCCACCACAACGTGGGCGGCCTGCCGGAGCAACTGGGCCTGAAACTGCTGGAGCCGCTGCGCGATCTGTTCAAAGACGAGGTTCGCGAACTCGGCGTGGCGCTCGGCCTGCCGCACGACATGGTGTACCGCCATCCGTTCCCGGGCCCGGGCCTGGGTGTGCGCATCCTGGGTGAGGTCAAGAAGGAATACGCCGACCTGCTGCGCCGGGCCGATGCGATCTTCATCGAAGAGCTGCGCTCCACCATCGACCACCCCAGCGGCAAGAGCTGGTACGACCTGACCAGCCAGGCATTTACCGTGTTCCTGCCGGTGAAGAGCGTGGGCGTGATGGGCGACGGCCGCACCTACGACTACGTGGTGGCGCTGCGCGCGGTGCAGACCAGCGACTTCATGACCGCCGACTGGGCCGAGCTGCCGTACGCGCTGCTCAAGAAGGTCAGCAGCCGCATCATCAACGAGGTGCGAGGCATCAATCGCGTGACCTACGACGTGAGCAGCAAGCCGCCAGCGACCATCGAGTGGGAATGAGAGCGCCTGCGCGAAGGACCATATGGCGGTCGTAGCCGCCTCATGGCCTCGAGTTCGTGCTCGGCTTCGCCTGGGGCTGGCCCACTTTGGCGATGCCAGCGCCTTATCCAGCCAAGGGCACCCCGAACAGCTGCAGCGCCGAGCCGTGCAGTGATCTGATCAAGTCCAGTGGGTCGACAGCTTCAGCCACCGCGAGCGCGCCACTGCGCCGGTACGAGGGCGCCAGCAGGCGCAGAGCGACCTCGGTCACGATGGGTGCTGTGACGGCGTAGATGTCCTGCCCTCGCACGCCCACCGTCTTGGTCCGGCCGTTCTGCACAAGGCGGACCACCAGCTCGAATCGCTGCGCCGAACGCCCGAGGTCGTCCGTTGCCGTCGGCGGGGGCGTAGAGACATCACGGATGTCGGCCAGGGCCGAGCGGTTCAGCAATGAGCGGACCTCTCGGACCTTGAGGTGATGGGCCAGTGTGATGACTTCGCTGAAAGGCATGTCGATCATGGCCTGCTGGCCCAGTGGCTTGGAGAAGACCCAGTCCGGTAGCTCGGCCGAGGGCTGCAACGGCACCAGGTGCCCATCCTTCACGACCAGCCGCGGCGCCTTGTTGCGCTCGCCAGTCTTGCGTGTCCCTTCGGTGGGCCACCAACGGTCTAGCGCGATCGCGACCGTGATCTCGTCAATCTCACCCTTGGTGGCCAGTGCGCTGGCAAGAAGATCGGCAAGACCGCCGTAGAAGGCCGCTGCCGGTATCACCACCCGGCCGGCTTCGCGCGCCGGCGCATCGAGTTCGGCAAAGCTCGCCTGCGCGCTGGGCTGCTCCGCTGTCACGTCGATGTAGTGACAGCCGGCACGCAGCGCCGCGCGCGCCACCGGAAGCGCTGTGTCCAGAAAAGGGCCCGCGCAGTTGATGACCACCGCGCAGCCCGCAAAGGCCCGTTCAAGGCTGGCCAGATCGTCGAGCACGGCAACGCGCCGGAGAACGGCTGCCGGCATGGTTTGCCCGAGCCGGGCGGCGCTTCGCCCGACGGCCACCACCGAGAGCCCGCGGCGCAGCACTTCGTTGACGACAAATTGACCGGTGTGCCCTGTGGCGCCCATCACCGCGATGACAGTATGGCTGGAAATCAT
This window harbors:
- the guaB gene encoding IMP dehydrogenase encodes the protein MRLLGKALTFDDVLLVPAYSQVLPKDTSLATQFSRNIKLNLPLVSAAMDTVTEARLAIAIAQEGGIGIIHKNLTAQEQAAHVAKVKRYESGVLRDPVVITPQTTIRQVMKLSDDLGISGFPVVEAGRVVGIVTGRDLRFETRYDLPVSEIMTPRERLITMPDGTTPAEAKTLLNKHKLERLLLVNDAFELKGLITVKDITKQLNFPNAARDAAGRLRVGAAVGVGEGTEERVEALVKAGVDAIVVDTAHGHSKGVIDRVRWVKQNYPQVDVIGGNIATGSAALALVEAGADGVKVGIGPGSICTTRIVAGVGVPQIMAIDNVATALQTTGVPMIADGGIRYSGDIAKAIAAGANTVMMGGMFAGTEEAPGEIVLYQGRSYKSYRGMGSIGAMQQGSADRYFQESSTGNPNADKLVPEGIEGRVPYKGSVVSIIFQMAGGIRASMGYCGCPTIEHMRAKAEFVEITSAGIRESHVHDVQITKEAPNYRAE
- the guaA gene encoding glutamine-hydrolyzing GMP synthase, which gives rise to MQHQKILILDFGSQVTQLIARRVREAHVYCEVHPCDVSSDWVREFAADGQLKGVILSGSHASVYEVDDKAPDAVFELGVPVLGICYGMQTMAQQLGGKVEAGKTREFGYAEVRARGHTPLLKDIADFHTPEGHGMLKVWMSHGDKVTEMPPGFKLMASTDSCPIAGMADEARGYYAVQFHPEVTHTVQGRALLERFVLEICGTRADWVMRDHIEEAVQKIRDQVGDEEVILGLSGGVDSSVAAALIHRAIGDQLTCVFVDHGLLRLNEGDMVMDMFVGKLHAKVIRVDAADQFLGHLAGVSDPEAKRKIIGREFVEVFKAEAAKLISSGASTKGAKWLAQGTIYPDVIESGGAKSKKAVTIKSHHNVGGLPEQLGLKLLEPLRDLFKDEVRELGVALGLPHDMVYRHPFPGPGLGVRILGEVKKEYADLLRRADAIFIEELRSTIDHPSGKSWYDLTSQAFTVFLPVKSVGVMGDGRTYDYVVALRAVQTSDFMTADWAELPYALLKKVSSRIINEVRGINRVTYDVSSKPPATIEWE
- a CDS encoding saccharopine dehydrogenase NADP-binding domain-containing protein, producing the protein MISSHTVIAVMGATGHTGQFVVNEVLRRGLSVVAVGRSAARLGQTMPAAVLRRVAVLDDLASLERAFAGCAVVINCAGPFLDTALPVARAALRAGCHYIDVTAEQPSAQASFAELDAPAREAGRVVIPAAAFYGGLADLLASALATKGEIDEITVAIALDRWWPTEGTRKTGERNKAPRLVVKDGHLVPLQPSAELPDWVFSKPLGQQAMIDMPFSEVITLAHHLKVREVRSLLNRSALADIRDVSTPPPTATDDLGRSAQRFELVVRLVQNGRTKTVGVRGQDIYAVTAPIVTEVALRLLAPSYRRSGALAVAEAVDPLDLIRSLHGSALQLFGVPLAG